In Sebastes fasciatus isolate fSebFas1 chromosome 15, fSebFas1.pri, whole genome shotgun sequence, a genomic segment contains:
- the LOC141783721 gene encoding olfactomedin-4-like: MIGTLYFLALLSSTMAWGRVGLWSGGSARNETGGGSGDRCTCDAFLPSSTFPVGDLVVVEQTAVEISHKVELEMGKLEDYETKLTAYAEKIIRLTAEVEKMEKNPDAYNDADMDDIKVEIKQVEALIKELQLSIRGSTAVFQSLRVQITVMVETLNRLEKTYDKNLILVTRREYVKVQLQLEDCERRHQELFNPNIGSCAHTGIIKVGKPIVSQLNAHLNAGYKYGGWGKDSKPVPDRESMYWYSGYTSGSIVDVRFYTNYKNLILRKQFQHHNLHSSWIGTGNDFIIRDNTLYYQINNPFGLAKLNFTTMRYESRVIPKASTRFSYTNSPNQKFDFAADETGLWVTYATEESSGRMVIAKIDEPSFGVEEEWQTSVYKPGVSNAFMVCGVLYAIRTIDIQTEEIFYKYDTKTGQESYVSVPFERFQDKFSNLDYNPTDQKLYMYNDGYYVNYHLWFNHTAKATVEPAFLLS, encoded by the exons ATGATCGGCACTCTGTACTTCTTGGCTCTGCTGAGCTCCACGATGGCCTGGGGG CGTGTAGGCCTGTGGAGCGGGGGGAGTGCGAGGAACGAGACAGGAGGTGGAAGCGGAGACAGGTGCACCTGTGATGCCTTCCTGCCCAGTTCTACCTTTCCTGTTGGAGACCTGGTGGTGGTGGAGCAGACGGCCGTGGAGATCTCACACAAAGTGGAGCTGGAGATGGGCAAG CTGGAAGACTATGAGACCAAGCTGACGGCGTATGCAGAAAAGATAATAAGGCTGACAGCAGAAGTAGAAAAAATGGAGAAGAACCCCGATGCCTACAACGACGCCGACATGGACGACATTAAGGTGGAGATCAAACAGGTGGAGGCTCTGATTAAAGAGCTGCAGCTCTCCATCAGAGGCTCCACCGCTGTCTTCCAGTCCCTGCGTGTTCAG ATCACAGTCATGGTGGAGACCCTGAACAGACTGGAGAAGACCTACGACAAGAACTTGATCCTGGTGACGCGTCGAGAGTACGTCAAGGTGCAGCTGCAGCTAGAGGATTGCGAACGACGCCACCAGGAGCTTTTCAACCCCAACATTG GTTCTTGTGCACACACGGGTATCATCAAGGTCGGCAAGCCCATCGTAAGCCAACTGAACGCCCATCTTAATGCCGGCTACAAATATGGAGGCTGGGGGAAAGACTCAAAGCCTGTTCCCGACAGAGAATCCATGTACTGGTACTCCGGGTACACCAGTGGCTCCATCGTTGATGTCAGGTTCTACACTAACTACAAGaacctcattttgagaaaacagttCCAGCATCACAACTTACACAGCAGCTGGATCGGCACGGGGAACGACTTCATCATCCGAGACAACACTCTGTATTATCAGATCAACAACCCGTTTGGGTTGGCAAAGTTGAATTTCACCACCATGAGATATGAGTCCAGGGTGATTCCCAAGGCCAGCACCAGATTCTCCTACACCAACTCACCCAATCAGAAGTTTGACTTCGCcgctgatgaaactggcctgtgGGTGACCTACGCCACGGAGGAGTCCAGCGGTCGGATGGTCATCGCTAAAATAGACGAGCCTTCTTTCGGGGTTGAGGAGGAATGGCAGACTAGTGTGTATAAACCGGGAGTGAGCAACGCCTTCATGGTGTGCGGCGTCCTGTATGCAATCAGAACAATTGACATCCAAACTGAAGAGATATTTTACAAGTACGACACCAAGACCGGACAAGAGAGCTACGTCAGCGTTCCCTTTGAGAGGTTCCAGGATAAGTTCTCCAACCTGGACTACAATCCCACCGACCAGAAGCTCTACATGTACAACGACGGCTACTACGTTAACTACCATCTGTGGTTTAACCACACTGCTAAAGCCACGGTGGAACCAGCGTTTCTCCTCTCCTGA
- the lrrc74a gene encoding leucine-rich repeat-containing protein 74A, with amino-acid sequence MSTLSFESLCLKDDECPSPTQPQDTEDEFDTDLESDEKEESNKEMSISEVYLQACKLVGVVPVSYFIRNLDSTTMTLSHHGLGPLGCKALAIALVADMQIDTLELADNHIEAEGAKYLVEMLRANFTMQHLDLSNNYLQSAGAEYVAKVLLDNISLKSMKLSGNGFTDDDAKYFAEALSINSRIKELDLSHNEFCGKGGEHLGQLLANNEGLEVLDLSWNHLRMKGAVAFSAGLKVNMMLKHLDLSWNGFGNEGALAMGEALKFNNTLVHLNLNNNRLTNEGVGMLCRGLEFNDTLRVLLLAYNSLTVEGALALVNVVKNTPRTALEEINICNVLVNETFVHLLEVTCHDHPGLDVQYGGVGGFIAKKPPKRVDPMKVIQDYLDQRKLRLWDFFRNIDKDGTMRVPVADFRKAVQQSSIPLDRYQIEELIHRLDRDRTGMVDYRGLADTRKQMMRDHRRQLRKVESRQKKEKQKSDRILKTFQSAVEAVTPRSSMVISPGGAKEDSSGPQHFSATPLSSWHHIVMSNSSRYSVTNLSNEHVHLPMLGGTTPYRPSSSPAMRSYSQPNLLDDSPRSAPSKSISAQGARSDPEMSHSKLSPTANHLTRSRPALDAKQPAAKAKTKKLKKKKTTKRVSTVK; translated from the exons ATGTCGACGCTGTCTTTTGAGTCCCTCTGCCTAAAAGATGATGAGTGTCCATCACCGACTCAACCCCAGGACACCGAGGATGAGTTTGACACAGACTTGGAGTCGGATG aaaaagaggagagcaACAAGGAGATGTCTATATCTGAAGTGTACCTCCAGGCCTGCAAGCTGGTGGGTGTGGTGCCAGTCTCCTATTTTATACGAAACCTCGACTCTACAACCATGACCCTCAGCCACCATGGGCTGGGACCTCTGGGGTGCAAGGCACTTGCTATCGCTTTAGTG GCTGATATGCAAATCGACACCCTGGAACTGGCAGACAATCACATTGAAGCTGAGGGAGCCAAATACCTGGTGGAGATGCTGAGGGCTAATTTCACCATGCAGCACCTG GATTTATCCAACAACTATCTGCAGTCTGCAGGAGCTGAGTATGTGGCTAAAGTGTTGCTGGACAACATTTCATTAAAATCTATGAAGCTTTCAG GAAATGGATTTACTGATGATGATGCTAAATATTTTGCAGAAGCCTTGTCG ATCAATTCCAGAATAAAGGAACTAGACCTGAGCCATAATGAATTTTGTGGAAAAGGAGGGGAACATTTGGGACAACTGTTGG CAAACAACGAGGGTCTCGAGGTGCTGGATCTGAGCTGGAACCATCTCAGAATGAAAGGGGCTGTGGCTTTTTCTGCTGGACTCAAG GTGAATATGATGTTAAAACACCTCGACTTATCGTGGAATGGTTTTGGGAATGAGGGCGCTCTGGCCATGGGAGAGGCCCTAAAATTCAACAACACTCTGGTGCACCTGAACCTCAACAACAACCGCCTCACCAACGAAGGCGTGGGCATGCTGTGCAGGGGTCTCGAGTTCAATGACACACTCCGAGTCCTGCTG CTGGCTTACAACTCTCTAACAGTAGAGGGAGCACTGGCCCTGGTTAATGTGGTCAAGAACACACCTAGAACTGCCTTGGAGGAGATCAACATATGT AATGTGCTGGTAAATGAGACCTTTGTGCATCTGTTGGAGGTGACGTGTCATGATCATCCTGGTCTGGATGTACAGTATGGAGGCGTAGGAGGCTTCATCGCTAAGAAGCCACCAAAACGTGTTGATCCAATGAAAGTCATCCAG GATTATTTGGATCAACGCAAGCTACGCCTCTGGGATTTTTTTCGGAACATTGACAAAGATGGCACCATGCGAGTCCCTGTTGCTGACTTCAGGAAGGCGGTGCAG CAATCAAGTATTCCTTTGGATCGCTACCAGATTGAGGAGCTGATTCACAGACTTGATCGTGACAGGACAGGAATGGTCGACTACAG GGGACTGGCAGATACAAGGAAACAGATGATGAGGGATCACCGCCGCCAGCTGAGGAAGGTCGAGTCCCGTCAGAAGAAAGAGAAGCAGAAGAGCGACCGCATCCTCAAGACCTTCCAGAGCGCCGTCGAGGCCGTGACACCACGCAGCTCCATGGTCATATCTCCAGGAGGGGCCAAAGAGGATTCGAGTGGCCCCCAGCACTTCTCCGCCACCCCTCTGAGTTCTTGGCACCACATTGTCATGTCCAACAGCAGCCGCTATTCCGTCACTAATCTGAGCAACGAACATGTCCACCTGCCCATGCTAGGAGGCACGACGCCGTACCGTCCCAGCAGCTCCCCGGCTATGCGCTCCTACTCCCAGCCAAACCTGCTGGATGACTCCCCTCGCTCGGCTCCGAGCAAATCCATCTCTGCCCAGGGTGCACGCTCTGATCCAGAGATGAGCCACAGCAAGCTGAGCCCCACCGCTAACCACCTGACCAGGTCCAGGCCTGCGCTTGATGCCAAGCAGCCAGCGGCTAAAGCCAAAACCAAGAaactgaagaaaaagaaaaccacCAAACGTGTATCAACTGTCAAGTGA